The Xenopus tropicalis strain Nigerian chromosome 2, UCB_Xtro_10.0, whole genome shotgun sequence genome window below encodes:
- the LOC116408616 gene encoding olfactory receptor 1M1-like, whose product MENEFNTSTSFILLGIEEMEHNKYLYCAFLLITYLLILLFSSLIISVVLLDESLHCPMYTLIANLMLNGIFGASCFLPKLILDLFFSSKVISRAACFIQSFCVTLFAFCEISIFTTMAYDTYLAVGHPLRYPTLMTNKTALRLIAGFLFFNIISMLINLLLSARLPLCGSHINNFFCDNLSIFILSCVDNSPNKLYSAAVFATYIPLTVLTIAYSYVRILLICWKVSQSASRKAIHTLVTHVSNFAIFMGAVLFIFIRYRLESINLPLVVHILPSIIGSTFPPLLNPLIYGIRTKALKIKVISHLQKMMVKI is encoded by the coding sequence ATGGAGAATGAGTTCAACACCAGCACCAGTTTTATCCTCCTTGGCATCGAGGAGATGGAACATAATAAATATCTGTACTGTGCGTTTCTGCTCATTACCTACCTACTCATTCTGCTGTTTAGCTCCTTGATCATCTCTGTGGTTCTGCTGGATGAAAGCCTCCATTGCCCCATGTACACTCTCATAGCCAACCTCATGCTAAATGGCATATTTGgggcttcctgcttcctccccaAGTTAATACTGGACTTGTTCTTCTCATCCAAAGTGATCTCCAGAGCCGCCTGTTTCATCCAGTCCTTCTGCGTCACCCTTTTTGCCTTCTGTGAGATCTCCATATTCACCACCATGGCGTACGACACCTATTTAGCCGTAGGCCATCCATTACGGTATCCCACCCTGATGACCAATAAGACAGCTCTGAGACTTATTGCAGGTTTTCTGTTCTTCAACATCATCTCTATGTTGATTAACCTCCTGCTTTCTGCCCGGCTGCCCCTGTGCGGGTCCCACATCAACAACTTCTTCTGTGACAACTTGTCCATCTTTATCCTGTCCTGCGTTGATAATTCGCCCAATAAGTTATATTCGGCCGCAGTGTTTGCGACGTACATACCGCTCACCGTGCTGACCATAGCCTACTCCTACGTGCGGATACTTCTCATCTGCTGGAAGGTTTCCCAGAGCGCCAGTAGGAAAGCCATTCACACCCTGGTGACCCACGTGTCCAACTTCGCCATTTTCATGGGGGCGGTTTTATTCATATTTATCCGATACAGACTCGAGAGCATTAACCTTCCTCTGGTTGTCCACATTCTGCCCTCTATAATCGGCTCAACCTTTCCTCCTCTTCTCAACCCCCTGATATATGGAATAAGGACAAAAGCGCTGAAAATAAAAGTGATTTCCCACTTACAGAAAATGATGGTGAAAATATAA